The Chitinophagales bacterium genome has a window encoding:
- a CDS encoding gliding motility-associated C-terminal domain-containing protein yields the protein MNKFLLCGLMLLICSVGRTQVNMVPNGNFEYYTTCPNSLSQTANCTGWSSWTNGTSDYFNTCSSGGVSVPSNTFGYQQPASGNAYVGGYQNATPTASPYKEYITRPIIPLQVGVAYEVSISVSLANIYGAVGVDDIGIYFYIGAPTFNTITTRMQVVPQVEFSGNGAYADTMNWVRLVKTFVADSAYTNIAIGSFKDPSLVVTQQVGSGTTSYYYFDSVVVKPSDSVNFIMPDTLKCAGDSFDLQYFVSSPGVFGSGNVFSAQLSDPTGNFTNDTTNIVGTDTSKTNGVIHCKIPLTIAPGTQYRIRLLSSKPKYASKESLKDITIGVHPQDLTATVGMPLCEGDAINLDVSTSTGNVNYKWTGPAGFTSTLQSPSIAGAADTNNGYYIVTASVYHCTSIDSVEVAISRYPVVSLTNNSPICVDSTLKLTAIADMPGLSYTWTGPGGFSSGGSSVSIDNSTLANAGAYTLVASNNGCEVKLDADVKIVSIDFDLGNDAFLCNGETITLVVDSIEGSYLWQDGSTDTMYTVTEAGRYELSISNPVCGVVTHHVDVSYEKCECEPFVPNAFTPNNDGLNDKVKPILDCNVTEYKFIIVNRFGEVMFKSTTPGEAWDGVYKGQRAELSTYYYLLQLTGPRDKHFQFKGDIILIR from the coding sequence ATGAATAAATTCCTTCTTTGCGGGCTCATGTTATTAATATGTTCTGTTGGCCGTACCCAGGTCAACATGGTGCCTAACGGTAACTTTGAATACTACACAACTTGTCCTAACAGCCTGTCTCAAACGGCAAATTGCACAGGTTGGTCGTCATGGACAAACGGCACCTCTGACTACTTTAATACCTGCTCATCAGGAGGTGTATCCGTACCGAGTAACACATTCGGTTACCAGCAACCCGCCAGCGGCAATGCATATGTGGGCGGTTATCAGAATGCTACACCCACAGCCAGTCCGTACAAAGAGTATATCACCAGGCCTATAATCCCTTTGCAGGTTGGGGTAGCGTACGAGGTGTCCATATCAGTGTCTTTGGCTAATATTTATGGCGCAGTGGGTGTAGATGATATTGGTATTTATTTTTACATAGGTGCGCCAACATTTAATACTATTACTACGCGGATGCAGGTAGTACCCCAGGTTGAATTCTCAGGCAATGGTGCTTATGCTGATACCATGAACTGGGTACGCCTGGTTAAGACCTTCGTAGCGGATTCGGCTTATACCAATATCGCCATAGGTTCATTCAAAGATCCCAGTCTTGTAGTGACACAGCAGGTGGGTAGCGGCACTACGTCCTATTATTACTTCGACTCTGTAGTAGTTAAGCCATCTGATTCGGTAAATTTTATCATGCCTGACACCTTGAAATGTGCCGGCGATTCTTTTGATCTGCAATATTTTGTTTCATCGCCCGGTGTCTTTGGTTCGGGAAATGTATTCTCTGCGCAACTCTCAGACCCGACTGGTAATTTTACCAACGATACCACGAATATAGTAGGCACAGATACCTCTAAAACCAATGGCGTTATTCATTGCAAAATACCATTGACCATTGCCCCCGGCACGCAATACAGGATAAGGCTGCTTTCCAGCAAACCTAAGTATGCATCGAAAGAAAGTTTGAAAGATATTACTATCGGGGTGCACCCGCAGGATCTTACAGCAACGGTTGGAATGCCATTATGCGAAGGTGATGCGATCAACCTGGATGTGTCCACTTCAACCGGCAATGTCAACTATAAATGGACCGGGCCTGCCGGATTTACATCAACGTTACAGTCACCATCCATAGCAGGTGCTGCCGATACCAACAACGGATATTATATTGTTACTGCTTCTGTGTACCACTGTACATCCATTGACAGTGTTGAAGTAGCTATTTCGCGCTACCCGGTGGTGAGCTTAACCAATAATTCTCCTATTTGCGTGGATAGTACACTCAAGCTGACAGCTATTGCAGATATGCCGGGGCTGTCATATACCTGGACGGGCCCGGGAGGTTTCTCCTCCGGTGGATCATCAGTCTCAATTGACAACAGTACGCTGGCTAATGCCGGAGCTTACACCCTTGTGGCCAGCAATAACGGTTGCGAAGTGAAGCTTGACGCTGATGTGAAGATCGTGAGTATTGATTTTGACCTGGGCAATGATGCATTCCTGTGCAATGGGGAGACCATTACCCTCGTAGTTGATTCAATAGAAGGAAGCTACTTATGGCAGGATGGCAGTACTGATACTATGTATACGGTAACAGAGGCCGGCCGATATGAGCTCTCCATATCAAATCCAGTTTGTGGTGTGGTTACTCATCACGTAGACGTAAGCTATGAAAAATGCGAGTGTGAACCGTTCGTACCCAATGCATTTACGCCTAATAACGACGGGCTGAACGATAAAGTGAAACCGATACTGGATTGCAACGTAACTGAATACAAATTCATTATAGTTAACCGATTTGGTGAGGTCATGTTTAAAAGTACTACACCCGGCGAAGCCTGGGATGGGGTATATAAAGGTCAGCGGGCAGAATTAAGTACTTATTATTACCTTTTGCAACTGACGGGGCCAAGAGACAAACATTTTCAGTTTAAAGGAGACATCATATTGATACGATAA
- the asnS gene encoding asparagine--tRNA ligase, producing MKRTKIKEVLLSDKADYAVNIKGWVRSFRNNKFITINDGSCMDSLQVVIDSEQMDEQLLKNITAGAALNINGQVVASQGKGQKVEVIATDVELYGACDPESYPLQLKNRPSLEYLREIAHLRFRTNTFGAVFRVRHSLAFAIHKFFNDRGFVYLHTPIVTASDAEGAGEMFKVTTLPFDNTPRDEDGNVDFKEDFFERATNLTVSGQLEAELGAMALSEVYTFGPTFRAENSNTARHLAEFWMIEPEVAFNDIHANADLAEDLLKYIIQYALDNNRDDLEFLAERLKTEESQKPANERSEMGLLEKLEFVLNNKFERITYTEAIDILMQSKPYKKKQFQYEVSWGIDMQSEHERYLVEKHFKKPVVVTDYPKDIKAFYMRQNDDGKTVAAMDILAPGIGEIVGGSQREERLDKLTQRMKEMHIPTEEMYWYLDTRRFGTVPHAGFGLGFERMVLFVTGMTNIRDVIPFPRTPGNAEF from the coding sequence ATGAAACGTACAAAGATAAAAGAGGTACTGCTGAGTGATAAGGCAGATTATGCCGTGAACATAAAAGGATGGGTACGCTCATTCCGTAACAATAAGTTCATCACTATTAATGACGGCTCTTGTATGGACAGCCTGCAGGTTGTGATAGACAGCGAGCAGATGGATGAACAATTGCTGAAAAATATTACAGCAGGCGCAGCCCTTAATATCAACGGACAAGTAGTAGCCTCGCAGGGTAAAGGACAAAAGGTAGAGGTAATAGCAACAGACGTAGAATTATACGGTGCCTGCGACCCTGAGTCATATCCGCTGCAACTGAAGAACCGTCCCAGCCTGGAATACCTGCGCGAGATAGCGCACCTGCGATTCCGTACCAATACATTCGGGGCAGTATTCCGTGTACGTCACAGCCTGGCTTTTGCCATACATAAATTCTTCAACGACCGTGGTTTCGTGTACCTGCATACACCTATCGTTACAGCAAGTGATGCGGAAGGAGCGGGCGAAATGTTCAAGGTGACCACCTTACCTTTTGACAATACGCCGAGAGACGAAGACGGCAACGTGGACTTTAAGGAAGACTTCTTTGAGCGTGCTACCAACCTGACCGTCAGTGGACAACTGGAAGCGGAACTGGGTGCGATGGCTTTGAGCGAAGTATACACCTTCGGACCAACTTTCCGTGCAGAGAATTCGAATACGGCTCGTCACCTGGCAGAGTTCTGGATGATAGAACCGGAAGTAGCATTCAATGATATACATGCCAATGCCGACCTGGCTGAAGACCTGCTGAAATACATCATTCAGTATGCATTGGATAATAACCGCGACGACCTTGAGTTTCTTGCTGAACGCCTGAAAACGGAAGAAAGCCAGAAACCTGCCAACGAGCGCAGCGAAATGGGCCTGTTAGAAAAGCTGGAGTTTGTGCTGAATAACAAGTTTGAACGCATCACCTATACCGAAGCGATAGATATCCTGATGCAATCGAAACCATACAAGAAAAAGCAATTCCAGTACGAGGTGAGCTGGGGTATAGATATGCAGAGCGAGCACGAGCGCTACCTGGTAGAAAAGCATTTCAAGAAGCCTGTTGTTGTTACAGATTACCCTAAAGACATCAAAGCCTTCTACATGCGCCAGAACGATGACGGAAAGACCGTTGCCGCTATGGATATACTGGCACCGGGCATTGGCGAGATAGTAGGTGGATCGCAACGTGAAGAACGCCTGGACAAGCTTACCCAACGCATGAAGGAGATGCACATACCTACCGAAGAAATGTACTGGTACTTAGACACACGTCGTTTCGGCACAGTGCCGCACGCTGGCTTTGGTCTTGGCTTTGAGCGTATGGTATTATTCGTGACCGGCATGACCAATATTCGCGATGTAATACCATTCCCGCGTACACCGGGCAATGCGGAGTTTTAA
- a CDS encoding sulfite exporter TauE/SafE family protein — protein MGYIIGILAIGMLAGFMSSMVGIGGGIVIVPAMVFIFGMSQKMAQGTSLAMLLPPIGILGVINYHKAGLIDMKVAAILCVSFVLGSYLGSKVVLDLDSVVVKRIFAIFMIVVAVKYLFFDK, from the coding sequence ATAGGTTATATAATAGGCATACTGGCGATAGGTATGCTGGCAGGCTTCATGTCAAGCATGGTAGGTATAGGCGGCGGAATAGTTATTGTACCTGCTATGGTGTTTATATTCGGTATGTCTCAAAAAATGGCACAGGGAACATCCCTCGCTATGTTGCTACCCCCTATTGGTATCCTGGGTGTTATCAATTATCACAAAGCCGGGCTGATAGACATGAAAGTTGCAGCAATATTATGCGTGTCTTTTGTACTGGGCAGCTACCTGGGTAGTAAAGTAGTGCTAGACCTGGATAGTGTGGTAGTTAAGCGGATATTCGCCATATTTATGATCGTAGTTGCTGTCAAATACTTATTTTTCGATAAATAA
- a CDS encoding inorganic diphosphatase — protein MNFNPWHSVSYGENVPETVTAVIEIPKGSRAKYELDKETGMLKLDRVLYSSVYYPANYGFIPRTYCDDKDPLDILVLSQITMHPMSLVDAKIIGVMRMLDQGEADDKLIAVAINDMSVAHINDISELPSHFIDELRHFFEEYKTLENKVVKIEEFEGQRLAKKILMHSINDYTAKFGTEEENE, from the coding sequence ATGAATTTCAACCCCTGGCACTCAGTGAGTTATGGTGAGAATGTGCCTGAAACAGTTACAGCAGTAATAGAAATACCCAAAGGATCCAGGGCCAAATATGAGCTGGATAAGGAAACCGGGATGTTAAAACTGGACCGTGTATTATACTCTTCCGTGTATTACCCGGCCAATTACGGCTTTATCCCACGCACCTATTGCGACGATAAAGACCCGCTGGACATCCTCGTATTATCACAAATCACCATGCACCCGATGAGCCTGGTGGATGCTAAAATAATAGGCGTGATGCGCATGCTGGACCAGGGTGAGGCTGATGATAAGCTGATAGCAGTGGCTATTAACGACATGAGCGTGGCACATATTAATGATATAAGTGAATTACCTTCACACTTTATTGATGAGCTGCGCCACTTTTTCGAAGAGTATAAGACACTGGAGAATAAAGTAGTGAAGATAGAAGAGTTTGAAGGGCAGCGACTGGCCAAGAAAATACTGATGCACAGCATCAACGACTATACCGCTAAATTCGGTACAGAAGAAGAAAATGAATAA
- a CDS encoding MotA/TolQ/ExbB proton channel family protein, translating into MAEVKSAGSKSQGSRAGQPKNSNDLLKNFLVIVAMIAIAELIFFFVLGSPSNFLDEEMHKPKNMLGNMFLGGFVVPILMGTALTLFYYVFERAMTIFKAKGKMGATEFVRKVQYHLANKNLDAAVAECDKQAGSVGNVMRAGLLKYREMIDNHELETEQKKAAIQESIEEATALELPVLEKNLVFLSTIASVATLVGLFGTVLGMIRAFSAMATAGAPDGAALAAGISEALINTALGIGTSAIAIISYNFFTTIIDGITFGIDESGFTLTQNFVANYK; encoded by the coding sequence ATGGCAGAAGTAAAATCAGCCGGAAGCAAGTCGCAAGGTTCACGTGCAGGGCAACCAAAAAATTCAAATGATCTTTTGAAGAACTTTTTGGTGATAGTGGCTATGATAGCTATCGCAGAATTAATATTCTTTTTCGTGTTAGGTAGCCCGAGCAACTTCCTGGATGAGGAGATGCACAAGCCTAAGAACATGTTGGGTAATATGTTTTTGGGTGGTTTCGTAGTACCTATATTGATGGGTACAGCTCTTACATTATTCTATTATGTATTTGAGCGTGCAATGACCATTTTCAAAGCTAAAGGAAAAATGGGTGCTACTGAATTTGTACGTAAAGTACAGTATCACCTGGCTAATAAGAACCTGGATGCAGCCGTTGCAGAGTGCGACAAGCAAGCAGGTAGCGTAGGTAATGTAATGCGTGCCGGTCTGCTGAAATACCGCGAAATGATAGACAACCACGAGCTGGAAACTGAGCAGAAGAAAGCTGCTATCCAGGAGTCTATCGAAGAAGCTACAGCACTGGAACTGCCTGTCCTGGAAAAGAACCTGGTATTCCTGTCTACTATCGCATCGGTAGCTACACTGGTAGGTCTGTTCGGTACAGTACTGGGTATGATCCGTGCCTTCTCGGCCATGGCAACAGCAGGTGCTCCTGATGGTGCTGCACTGGCAGCAGGTATCTCTGAGGCCTTGATCAATACAGCCCTGGGTATCGGTACTTCAGCTATCGCGATCATTTCATACAACTTCTTTACCACTATTATAGATGGTATCACATTTGGTATTGATGAAAGCGGTTTCACACTGACCCAAAACTTCGTAGCTAACTATAAGTAA
- a CDS encoding biopolymer transporter ExbD: protein MGKLKMPRKSTNVDMTAMCDVAFLLLTFFMLATQFKPDEPVTVVTPNSISEIPLPDADIMLITVDPSGRIFFSIDNQVVRQDLINKLDEMKGLNLTADEKNAFTLGASIGVPFNQLKSYLGAKPDVQGEMDKTVPGIPTDTTVTSEKNELALWIKEARYSNPKLRITIKADGKASYPDIKKVIGTLEGWKIFKFNLITGLKAVPPGTAKYDEVMKGMTTEQ, encoded by the coding sequence ATGGGAAAATTAAAAATGCCTCGCAAGAGTACGAATGTGGACATGACCGCAATGTGTGACGTTGCGTTCCTGCTGCTGACGTTCTTCATGCTGGCTACACAATTCAAGCCTGATGAGCCGGTGACGGTAGTTACCCCGAATTCTATTTCGGAAATACCATTGCCTGATGCGGACATCATGCTGATAACAGTTGACCCCAGCGGACGTATCTTTTTCTCGATAGATAACCAGGTAGTACGCCAGGACCTGATCAACAAACTGGATGAAATGAAAGGGCTGAACCTGACTGCCGACGAGAAGAATGCCTTCACGCTCGGCGCTTCAATAGGTGTACCTTTCAACCAGTTGAAATCATACCTGGGCGCCAAGCCGGATGTACAGGGAGAAATGGATAAGACCGTACCGGGAATACCAACAGATACTACGGTGACTTCTGAAAAGAATGAGCTGGCGCTCTGGATAAAAGAGGCCCGTTATTCCAACCCCAAACTACGTATAACTATCAAGGCCGATGGTAAAGCATCGTATCCTGACATAAAGAAAGTGATAGGTACGCTTGAAGGATGGAAGATATTCAAGTTCAACCTGATCACCGGTCTGAAAGCCGTACCTCCGGGTACCGCCAAGTATGACGAGGTGATGAAAGGAATGACTACAGAACAATAA
- a CDS encoding biopolymer transporter ExbD produces the protein MAEMEVADKGGKKKGPGVKKGKKLSTRVDLTPMVDLGFLLITFFMFTTTLSKPKTMEINMPYKDENIQEEDETKIKESTALTILLSKKHRVYYYEGMGTDPETAPEVKVTTFKPQDGIRDVIIDKRKKVDDLKRTGALGEKDKTTILIKPDSNSTYEDMVNILDEMAINDIRVYAIVDITDVDREFIHETEQANGQ, from the coding sequence ATGGCAGAAATGGAAGTCGCCGACAAGGGTGGCAAGAAGAAAGGCCCGGGGGTCAAGAAAGGGAAGAAACTATCCACCCGTGTGGATCTGACGCCGATGGTGGATCTGGGTTTCCTTCTGATCACGTTCTTCATGTTTACAACTACATTGTCTAAACCAAAGACAATGGAGATAAACATGCCATATAAGGATGAGAATATCCAGGAGGAGGACGAGACCAAGATCAAGGAAAGTACAGCCCTGACCATACTTTTAAGCAAAAAGCACAGGGTATATTACTACGAGGGTATGGGTACAGACCCGGAAACTGCTCCTGAAGTAAAGGTAACCACCTTCAAACCACAGGATGGCATCAGGGATGTGATCATTGACAAGAGGAAAAAGGTGGACGACCTGAAACGTACAGGAGCACTGGGCGAAAAGGACAAAACAACTATCCTGATAAAGCCCGACTCTAATAGTACGTACGAAGATATGGTGAACATACTGGATGAAATGGCCATTAATGATATCAGGGTATATGCCATAGTAGATATCACTGATGTGGACAGGGAATTTATCCATGAAACCGAACAGGCCAACGGTCAATAA
- a CDS encoding energy transducer TonB: MDVNKILNSDYLDILFEGRNKAYGAYELRKNYPKRMMRSMFIILGIGVVVAAAAIVSKLKPAEKQREAITQEVVLAEPPPIDPNEPPPPPPPPPPPPVKPTVKFTPPVIEKDEDVAEDEVPPEQEELKDASAGLKDIQGDPNALDPGIVDPGPGTGVVEQKAPEVFTYVEQMPEPPYNVYEYMAKNTKYPQVAKESGISGRVAVKFVVNEDGSISGVEVAGNRRLGGGLEEEAVRVVKSFPKWKPGKQNGRAVKVYYTLPVTFKLE; the protein is encoded by the coding sequence ATGGATGTTAATAAAATACTGAACAGCGACTACCTCGATATTCTTTTCGAGGGCCGTAACAAAGCTTACGGTGCGTATGAGCTGCGCAAGAACTATCCTAAGCGTATGATGAGGTCTATGTTCATCATCCTGGGTATAGGCGTAGTGGTTGCTGCTGCAGCTATAGTATCAAAACTGAAGCCTGCCGAGAAACAAAGGGAGGCTATAACGCAGGAAGTGGTACTGGCTGAGCCGCCACCAATTGACCCTAACGAACCACCACCACCGCCACCACCACCGCCTCCTCCCCCGGTGAAACCAACGGTTAAGTTCACACCGCCGGTAATTGAGAAGGATGAAGATGTGGCTGAGGATGAAGTACCGCCTGAACAGGAAGAACTGAAGGATGCAAGCGCAGGCCTGAAAGATATACAAGGTGACCCGAACGCATTGGATCCGGGTATCGTTGATCCGGGACCGGGTACAGGTGTGGTAGAACAGAAAGCTCCTGAGGTGTTTACTTATGTTGAGCAGATGCCGGAACCTCCGTATAATGTGTATGAGTACATGGCGAAAAACACCAAGTATCCGCAGGTGGCCAAAGAGAGTGGTATCTCAGGCCGTGTTGCTGTGAAGTTTGTCGTAAATGAAGATGGTTCTATCTCAGGCGTTGAAGTAGCAGGCAACCGCCGTTTGGGTGGAGGCCTTGAAGAAGAAGCTGTGCGTGTGGTTAAGAGTTTCCCTAAGTGGAAACCGGGTAAACAAAACGGACGTGCCGTAAAAGTTTACTACACACTACCGGTGACATTCAAGCTTGAGTAA
- a CDS encoding c-type cytochrome, protein MKINKSRFLSLSILAFLLLTQCKKDPEVPTTEDVTFDQTLYDFNPGKFPMPVFNDNPPTVQGVKLGRMLFYEKMLSQDGSLACAGCHLQSHGFTDTARFSIGVRDLPGKRQAMSVFNTAWHTNEFFWDGRAHLLRDQSLKPIQDELEMNETLDNVVAKLSASEMYRNQFFRAFGNEEVTPEKMSLAMEQFMNTIISNQSKYDKYLAGEATLTAEEEHGRQLFFMEYNEFLPNQSGADCAHCHSGFNFANNKYINNGLDAEGMAMDNGREKTSMMMSDRAKFKVPSLRNIELTAPYMHDGRFKTLEEVVDHYNNGIKSSATLDPALQATTNTGLRLSQKDKSDLVAFLKTLTDRTLATDERFSDPF, encoded by the coding sequence ATGAAAATAAATAAAAGCCGTTTTCTAAGTTTATCTATCCTGGCCTTCTTGCTTTTAACACAATGTAAGAAAGACCCGGAAGTACCCACAACTGAGGATGTAACATTCGATCAGACTTTATACGATTTCAACCCGGGAAAATTTCCTATGCCGGTTTTTAACGACAACCCGCCAACCGTGCAAGGGGTAAAACTCGGGCGTATGCTTTTTTATGAAAAGATGTTGTCACAAGACGGCAGCCTGGCCTGTGCCGGTTGCCACTTGCAATCTCATGGGTTTACAGATACTGCCCGTTTTTCTATCGGCGTACGCGATCTGCCGGGCAAAAGACAAGCCATGAGTGTATTTAATACAGCATGGCATACTAATGAGTTTTTCTGGGATGGCAGGGCACACCTGCTGCGCGACCAATCTCTGAAACCTATACAAGACGAGCTGGAAATGAACGAAACCCTTGATAACGTAGTAGCCAAGTTATCGGCAAGCGAGATGTACCGGAACCAGTTCTTCCGTGCATTTGGCAACGAGGAGGTAACTCCTGAAAAAATGTCGCTGGCAATGGAGCAGTTCATGAATACGATCATCTCCAACCAATCTAAATATGATAAATATCTCGCCGGGGAAGCAACACTGACCGCAGAGGAAGAACACGGCAGACAACTATTCTTTATGGAATATAATGAGTTTTTGCCTAACCAGTCGGGTGCTGATTGTGCGCACTGTCATAGCGGATTCAATTTTGCGAATAACAAGTATATAAACAATGGTCTTGATGCAGAAGGCATGGCTATGGACAATGGTAGAGAAAAAACAAGCATGATGATGTCTGACCGTGCAAAATTCAAAGTACCCTCATTGAGGAATATTGAATTGACGGCGCCTTATATGCACGATGGCCGGTTCAAAACGCTTGAAGAAGTAGTAGATCATTATAACAATGGCATTAAATCTTCTGCTACGCTCGACCCGGCATTGCAAGCCACAACCAATACAGGATTGAGGTTGTCCCAGAAAGATAAATCTGATCTTGTGGCTTTTCTGAAAACGTTGACAGATAGAACATTGGCTACAGATGAAAGGTTCTCTGATCCATTCTGA
- a CDS encoding c-type cytochrome: MRQVRLIILLCIPFVTLFSASCSKKENKVTGVVMSSSDVPAWFPAIPFPEENQYSTEKWELGKQLFYDKRLSRDNTISCASCHKADIAFSDNIAKSIGVGGLPGRQNAPTLANVAYQPYYTRAGGVATLEMQILVPIQEHDEFDFNIVDIATLLNEIPEYVQMSREAFDRDPDPYVITRAIATFERTMVSGNSPYDKYEHRGDRRGVSDAAVRGMKLFFSTRTNCSSCHSGFNFTDYSFKNNGLYTEYADPGRQRLTGKAEDNALFKVPTLRNIALTAPYMHDGSLNSLEEVVKHYNSGGRPHLNKSPLIQPLGLTMQEQKDLIAFLNTLTDVEFINNKKHYYENK, encoded by the coding sequence ATGAGACAGGTTCGTCTTATAATACTATTATGTATTCCTTTTGTAACCTTGTTCTCTGCTTCTTGTTCTAAGAAGGAGAACAAGGTTACAGGGGTTGTTATGTCATCAAGTGACGTTCCTGCGTGGTTTCCTGCTATCCCGTTCCCGGAAGAGAATCAATACTCAACAGAGAAATGGGAATTGGGTAAACAATTGTTCTATGATAAGAGATTATCAAGGGACAATACAATAAGCTGCGCTTCCTGCCATAAAGCAGATATTGCATTCAGCGACAACATCGCCAAAAGCATAGGTGTCGGCGGGCTTCCAGGTAGACAAAACGCCCCAACTCTTGCAAATGTAGCCTACCAGCCTTACTACACGAGAGCAGGTGGTGTGGCCACATTAGAGATGCAGATATTGGTGCCGATACAAGAGCATGACGAGTTTGATTTTAATATTGTAGATATCGCAACGCTGCTTAATGAGATACCTGAATATGTACAAATGAGCAGGGAGGCCTTTGATCGTGATCCTGACCCGTATGTAATAACACGTGCCATTGCCACATTTGAAAGAACAATGGTGAGCGGCAATAGTCCATATGACAAATACGAGCACCGTGGAGACAGGAGAGGTGTTTCTGACGCAGCAGTACGTGGTATGAAACTATTTTTCAGCACGCGAACCAATTGCAGCAGTTGCCACTCAGGATTCAATTTTACTGACTATAGCTTTAAGAACAACGGGTTGTATACAGAATATGCAGACCCCGGCAGGCAGCGGCTTACCGGCAAAGCAGAGGATAATGCATTATTCAAAGTGCCTACACTCAGGAATATTGCCTTGACAGCTCCATATATGCACGATGGTTCGCTAAACAGTCTTGAAGAAGTTGTTAAACATTATAACTCCGGGGGCAGACCACACCTGAACAAAAGCCCCCTTATACAGCCCTTGGGGCTCACTATGCAGGAACAGAAAGATCTTATTGCCTTTCTGAATACACTTACTGATGTAGAATTTATTAACAACAAAAAACATTATTATGAAAATAAATAA
- a CDS encoding T9SS type A sorting domain-containing protein, with the protein MKNINILLLLLLAGFTSAFAQTQVELHITHKLSGGTFAFNNSTKNNLGNDFNVTRIEYYISKIQIKHDGGMTTDVANHYILANGSQDVTDALGSFNITNVEEISFYIGVDTPINHADPSLQSGPLAPKSPSMHWGWASGYRFVAMEGKSGSGMNQTYEIHALGDQNYMKTSITTTGVMKGGKIIIALNADYTNALKGIDVSAGLIAHGDGADEVKLLNNFNTGVFSPGFPVSVNNVAAVGEEVSIYPNPSYNHNVSFAFNNLQSTADVLITDIQGRTVQQLHVAAGTDVVNVQLQNSGLYFVKVLSADGSTINRKVHIL; encoded by the coding sequence ATGAAAAATATTAATATTTTACTACTGCTGCTATTGGCAGGATTTACATCCGCATTTGCTCAAACTCAAGTTGAATTACATATAACTCACAAACTTAGTGGAGGAACATTTGCGTTTAATAACAGCACAAAAAATAATCTTGGTAATGATTTCAATGTTACCCGGATAGAATACTACATATCCAAGATACAGATCAAACACGATGGCGGCATGACCACCGATGTGGCTAATCACTATATACTGGCAAATGGTAGCCAGGATGTAACTGACGCACTCGGCTCTTTCAATATTACCAATGTTGAAGAGATATCATTCTATATAGGTGTAGATACGCCTATCAATCATGCTGACCCGTCGTTACAATCAGGTCCGCTTGCTCCAAAATCACCGTCTATGCACTGGGGCTGGGCTTCAGGTTATCGTTTCGTAGCCATGGAAGGTAAATCAGGAAGCGGTATGAACCAGACATATGAGATACATGCATTGGGCGATCAGAATTATATGAAAACCAGCATTACTACTACCGGTGTAATGAAAGGTGGTAAGATCATCATTGCACTGAATGCTGATTATACAAATGCACTGAAAGGTATTGATGTATCTGCAGGATTGATAGCACACGGCGATGGCGCTGATGAGGTGAAGTTGTTGAATAACTTCAATACAGGTGTATTCTCACCAGGTTTCCCGGTTTCTGTTAACAATGTTGCAGCAGTTGGTGAGGAGGTTAGTATTTATCCTAATCCCTCTTATAACCACAATGTTTCGTTTGCCTTTAATAACCTGCAAAGCACAGCTGATGTATTAATTACAGATATACAAGGCCGTACTGTGCAACAACTGCATGTAGCTGCCGGTACTGATGTTGTCAATGTACAGCTGCAAAATAGCGGGTTGTATTTTGTAAAAGTCCTGTCTGCAGATGGCAGTACAATAAACAGGAAAGTACACATACTATAA